One part of the Thiovulum sp. ES genome encodes these proteins:
- a CDS encoding ribosomal protein L28 (PFAM: Ribosomal L28 family~TIGRFAM: ribosomal protein L28), translated as MARRCDISGKGPMTGNNVSHAQNKTKRRFLPNLRSVKVTLEDGSVKRIKVSAKELRTLKKKGLI; from the coding sequence ATGGCAAGAAGATGCGATATTAGTGGTAAAGGTCCAATGACTGGAAACAATGTTAGCCACGCTCAAAACAAAACAAAAAGAAGATTTCTTCCAAACCTACGAAGTGTTAAAGTTACACTCGAAGATGGTTCTGTAAAAAGAATTAAAGTTTCTGCAAAAGAGTTAAGAACTCTTAAGAAAAAAGGTCTAATCTAA
- a CDS encoding plasmid maintenance system antidote protein (PFAM: Helix-turn-helix) gives MEQKKEVNKEENLVKKTCKELGITQKELAEIFGVTPHTVTNWVRGRMEELHKKALHGLICEKKYKEIRVNLKNIIE, from the coding sequence TTGGAACAAAAAAAAGAGGTAAATAAAGAAGAAAACTTAGTAAAAAAGACTTGCAAGGAACTTGGAATCACTCAAAAAGAACTTGCCGAAATTTTCGGTGTTACTCCTCACACTGTTACAAATTGGGTTCGTGGCAGAATGGAAGAACTTCACAAAAAAGCTTTACATGGTTTGATTTGTGAAAAAAAATATAAAGAAATAAGAGTTAATCTAAAAAACATCATAGAATAA
- a CDS encoding endonuclease III (PFAM: HhH-GPD superfamily base excision DNA repair protein~TIGRFAM: endonuclease III): protein MLIDFERVEKIKKTLLEKYPHNIAKSELNFQNNFQLIVAVVLSAQCTDKRVNLITPQLFQKFPTPQKMAKADFSEVRSLISSCNLFQNKSKYLINLSNQLLENFSGEVPLNQKDLMSLSGVGQKTANVVLIEGGGANLMAVDTHVFRVSHRLELSSAKTPEKTESDLSELFRTDLGQLHQAFVLFGRYICKAREPDCGNCFFSDLCNFRKNDLIK from the coding sequence TTGCTAATAGATTTTGAGCGAGTCGAGAAAATTAAAAAAACTCTTCTCGAAAAATATCCACACAATATCGCAAAAAGTGAATTGAATTTTCAGAATAATTTTCAATTAATTGTTGCGGTTGTTCTTTCTGCACAATGCACGGATAAACGGGTGAATTTAATCACCCCGCAACTTTTCCAAAAATTTCCAACTCCGCAAAAAATGGCAAAAGCAGATTTTTCTGAAGTCCGAAGCTTAATTAGTTCGTGTAATCTTTTTCAAAACAAATCAAAATATCTGATAAATCTCTCAAACCAACTTTTAGAAAATTTCAGTGGTGAAGTTCCGTTAAATCAAAAAGATTTGATGTCGCTTTCTGGAGTCGGACAAAAAACCGCAAATGTAGTTTTAATTGAGGGTGGTGGGGCGAATTTGATGGCGGTCGATACTCATGTTTTTCGTGTTTCTCACCGTTTAGAATTGTCTTCGGCAAAAACTCCAGAAAAAACAGAGAGTGATTTAAGTGAGCTTTTCCGAACAGATTTGGGACAATTGCACCAAGCTTTTGTGCTTTTTGGTCGCTATATTTGTAAGGCAAGAGAGCCAGATTGTGGAAATTGCTTTTTTTCAGATTTATGTAATTTCAGAAAAAACGATTTGATAAAATAG
- a CDS encoding KilA-N domain-containing protein (PFAM: KilA-N domain) yields the protein MSPNILTKIFEDKPIYFEKINGEVFLNATKTAKQFPTNKGNSKDLSEWLNSKSTKDYIETYKKSVPEKIGNTLVKTIKGNFADKRVQGTWLHSKLIIFFARWLSTEFAVWCDLTIEEILQTGSYSLQNETSEIENFPLSEMLSETETALKIVDLVEKEKPFKLLLLEKILKEKSPTKILQIDFSKSYFLPTELGILIGVSGAEMNLILEKKGFQFRDEKGVWKPTSSTKEFCLEIGNQFNQIKWKLEVLI from the coding sequence ATGTCTCCCAACATTTTAACTAAGATTTTTGAAGACAAACCTATTTATTTTGAGAAAATAAACGGTGAAGTTTTTTTAAATGCCACAAAAACTGCTAAACAATTTCCAACAAATAAAGGAAATAGCAAAGATTTAAGTGAGTGGCTGAACTCAAAATCAACAAAAGATTACATCGAAACTTACAAAAAGAGTGTTCCCGAAAAAATCGGCAACACTTTAGTTAAAACAATCAAAGGCAATTTTGCTGACAAAAGAGTGCAGGGAACTTGGCTACACTCAAAATTAATCATATTTTTTGCTCGATGGCTTTCAACAGAATTTGCTGTTTGGTGTGATTTGACAATTGAGGAAATTTTACAAACTGGTTCTTACTCTTTGCAAAATGAAACTTCAGAAATTGAAAATTTTCCACTTTCTGAAATGCTTTCGGAAACAGAAACAGCTTTGAAAATTGTTGATTTAGTTGAAAAAGAGAAACCTTTTAAATTGCTTCTTTTGGAAAAGATTTTGAAAGAGAAATCACCAACAAAAATTTTGCAAATAGACTTTTCAAAATCATATTTTTTGCCGACGGAACTTGGTATTTTGATTGGAGTTTCTGGAGCAGAAATGAACTTGATTTTGGAGAAAAAAGGCTTTCAATTTCGAGATGAAAAAGGGGTTTGGAAACCGACCTCATCGACAAAAGAATTTTGTCTTGAAATTGGAAATCAATTCAACCAAATCAAGTGGAAATTAGAAGTTTTAATTTAA
- a CDS encoding K+ transport system, NAD-binding component (PFAM: TrkA-N domain; Ion channel; TrkA-C domain): MKISKSFLEFLESRGQFKPKEDLFLGQALYYELRHFRLPIIITVLTMLFGSIGYMLIDNFSLMDAIYQTGITFTTVGFGEIAPVSTLGRIFTITLIVVGFATFTLAVGTAINVVTHGQISNIIKVRGMLLQIARIKKHFVLYYVNDYTIEIANNLRKNHIPFVVVDPRSDLDEIARKHKFPYYYQTEPHTELAIKRVNLGMARGIITLSEKEADNIAIIVSIRLFEQEHRKHRPYQIISSSKNPSSADKLKKLGANSVVVPTRITAQRISTMAVSPDLENLLESFLYANETALDMEEVFVPKYSWMVLQRLKEADLKEITNVAVVGLRNKEGKFTAMPKDEILITAESYLLLIGRVNDLKYAKRIVHRIEAPIELKIVEK; encoded by the coding sequence ATGAAAATTTCTAAGAGCTTCCTAGAATTCCTTGAAAGTCGTGGTCAATTTAAGCCAAAAGAGGACCTTTTTCTAGGTCAAGCTCTCTATTATGAGTTAAGACACTTTAGATTACCTATAATTATTACAGTCTTAACTATGCTTTTTGGCTCTATCGGGTATATGTTAATTGATAATTTTTCCCTGATGGATGCCATTTACCAAACTGGAATCACTTTTACAACAGTTGGTTTTGGTGAAATTGCCCCTGTATCTACACTTGGAAGAATATTTACAATAACTCTTATCGTTGTTGGATTTGCTACTTTTACATTGGCAGTCGGAACAGCAATTAATGTAGTTACACACGGTCAAATAAGTAATATTATTAAGGTTCGCGGTATGTTGCTTCAAATTGCAAGAATTAAAAAACATTTTGTCCTCTACTATGTCAATGATTACACAATCGAAATCGCTAACAATTTACGAAAAAATCACATTCCTTTTGTTGTTGTTGATCCTCGTTCAGATTTAGATGAAATTGCACGAAAACACAAATTTCCATACTATTACCAAACTGAACCGCACACAGAATTAGCAATTAAACGGGTAAATTTAGGAATGGCAAGAGGTATTATCACCCTTTCTGAAAAAGAGGCTGACAATATTGCAATTATTGTTTCAATTCGTCTTTTTGAACAAGAACACCGAAAACATCGACCTTACCAAATTATTTCAAGCTCAAAAAATCCCTCAAGTGCCGACAAATTAAAAAAACTCGGTGCAAACTCTGTTGTTGTTCCAACTCGAATTACAGCACAAAGAATTAGCACGATGGCGGTATCTCCAGATTTGGAAAATTTGCTTGAAAGTTTTCTTTATGCAAACGAGACGGCTCTTGATATGGAAGAAGTTTTTGTTCCAAAATATAGCTGGATGGTTTTACAGAGACTAAAAGAAGCAGATTTAAAAGAGATTACAAATGTTGCTGTTGTAGGTTTGCGAAATAAAGAAGGGAAATTTACAGCAATGCCAAAAGATGAAATCTTAATTACAGCAGAGTCATATTTACTCCTAATCGGAAGAGTAAATGATTTGAAATATGCTAAAAGAATCGTTCATCGTATAGAAGCTCCAATCGAGTTAAAAATTGTAGAAAAATAA
- a CDS encoding Flagellar hook-basal body protein FlgG (PFAM: Flagella basal body rod protein; Domain of unknown function (DUF1078)~TIGRFAM: fagellar hook-basal body proteins; flagellar basal-body rod protein FlgG, Gram-negative bacteria) has translation MFRALYSAATGMMAQQTQIDTTSNNIANVNTIGYRKLRAEFADLMYQTAEHAGTATSSTTNSPTGIQVGLGVRPTAVTKIHSQGNFQETGNNLDMAITGKGFFQIELPDGTVAYSRNGAFKINQDGQVVNSDGYKLIPEIVLPEDTTDVNIGADGIVSVIQAGATESQQIAQIELANFVNPAGLHGMGDNLMKNTDASGDPIISTPGIDGLGNIRQGFVEMSNVQLVVELTDLITGQRAYEANSKAITTSDEMLQTVNGLKR, from the coding sequence ATGTTTAGAGCTTTATACAGTGCCGCAACAGGAATGATGGCACAACAGACTCAAATCGATACAACTTCAAATAATATAGCCAATGTAAATACAATCGGTTACCGAAAATTGAGAGCAGAATTTGCTGACTTGATGTATCAAACAGCAGAACATGCGGGGACGGCTACAAGTTCTACGACAAATTCTCCAACTGGTATCCAAGTGGGTCTTGGTGTTCGTCCAACTGCTGTAACAAAAATTCACTCGCAAGGAAACTTTCAGGAAACTGGAAATAATCTTGACATGGCAATCACGGGAAAAGGTTTTTTTCAAATCGAACTACCTGATGGAACAGTTGCATATTCTCGAAATGGTGCTTTTAAAATTAATCAAGACGGTCAAGTTGTAAATTCTGATGGTTACAAATTGATTCCTGAAATTGTTCTTCCTGAAGATACGACTGATGTAAATATTGGTGCAGACGGAATTGTTTCAGTTATTCAAGCGGGAGCTACGGAATCTCAACAAATCGCACAAATCGAATTAGCAAACTTTGTGAATCCCGCAGGTCTTCATGGAATGGGAGATAACTTGATGAAAAATACAGATGCTTCTGGTGATCCAATTATTTCAACTCCTGGAATTGATGGGCTTGGAAATATTCGTCAAGGATTTGTTGAAATGAGTAATGTTCAGCTTGTTGTTGAATTGACTGACCTTATTACTGGACAGAGAGCTTACGAGGCAAACAGTAAAGCAATTACAACTTCAGACGAAATGCTACAAACAGTAAACGGACTTAAAAGATAA